From one [Ruminococcus] lactaris ATCC 29176 genomic stretch:
- a CDS encoding prepilin peptidase — MKYGGLVGNVIMGVYLISLSYSDMKRRKLSVGVIVLGFLSALVFQAITGIESWRAVAGGILTGFLFMGISRLTEEKIGYGDSLLIIVLGTFLGMWKLLILLLGAFGLAAAVSILLMIKRKFTRKSMIPFVPFLTVAYMGEMLGGMLSGGV; from the coding sequence ATGAAATATGGAGGTCTGGTGGGAAATGTGATAATGGGAGTGTATTTGATATCACTTTCTTATTCGGATATGAAAAGAAGAAAACTAAGTGTTGGAGTGATTGTATTGGGATTTCTTTCGGCACTGGTTTTTCAGGCAATTACTGGTATCGAATCATGGAGAGCTGTTGCAGGAGGAATTTTAACAGGGTTTCTTTTTATGGGAATCAGCAGACTTACAGAAGAGAAGATTGGATATGGAGACAGTCTTCTGATTATTGTACTCGGTACTTTCCTTGGAATGTGGAAGTTACTGATATTACTTTTGGGAGCGTTTGGACTGGCGGCAGCAGTATCAATTCTGTTGATGATAAAAAGAAAGTTTACGAGAAAAAGTATGATCCCATTTGTCCCATTTCTTACAGTTGCATATATGGGTGAGATGCTAGGAGGGATGCTGAGTGGAGGAGTCTGA
- a CDS encoding Flp1 family type IVb pilin — MLAGKEYVSGITVIELVLILVIIIALLVIFKEQLIDLLNTIFEKITSESSGI; from the coding sequence ATGCTTGCAGGGAAGGAGTATGTATCAGGAATTACGGTAATAGAACTGGTATTGATTCTGGTGATCATTATTGCTCTGCTTGTTATTTTTAAGGAGCAGTTGATTGATCTGCTGAATACTATTTTTGAAAAGATTACATCAGAAAGTTCCGGGATCTGA
- a CDS encoding DUF5702 domain-containing protein: protein MKKGEITVFLSLTVVLLVSFILGMMNAANIQLMKNQARIDVDSALYSLFGEYQTDLLEEYHIFGIEETYGTGNLQEENLLRRMHYFGTKGIVHEIKGIQYLTDLDGMGLREQIITYMEQKYGIEYARNLAGMTGEWEEVEIQEKEAKENQNQSIEEMKQMSEEMEKDHQEEIENPFDCMEQIEANGIISYVLPKDKRLSGKEINRDRQVSVRIRVAGRGNFPARKNLSGTEERLLFNEYVLKNLENAAGREAEPDELEDQAAVSDGNKIYQEERKKSLDYEVEYLLAGKKSDKENLESVLMKLFLIRMGVNYICLQKDSGRKAEAEVLAVTICTLLLMPEGTEVVKQLILAAWAGGESVADLRTLLAGQRVPAIKTSENWSVSLAELPLILSSDKRAEVKETEKGLSYKDYLRILLFLKDTKEVTMRLADRIEENIRSQPEKEYFRIDQCVTKLEIENKVTVYGDISYTFPAYFGYQ from the coding sequence ATGAAGAAAGGAGAAATCACGGTCTTTCTGAGTCTGACGGTTGTGTTGCTGGTGTCTTTTATTTTAGGAATGATGAATGCAGCGAATATCCAACTGATGAAAAATCAGGCAAGAATTGATGTAGACAGTGCGTTGTATTCTTTGTTTGGAGAATATCAGACAGATTTGCTGGAAGAGTATCATATTTTCGGTATAGAGGAAACTTATGGCACGGGAAATCTGCAGGAAGAAAATCTGCTTAGACGAATGCACTATTTTGGAACGAAAGGAATCGTACATGAGATAAAAGGAATCCAGTATCTGACAGATCTTGATGGCATGGGATTACGGGAGCAGATCATTACATATATGGAACAGAAATACGGGATTGAGTATGCACGTAATCTGGCAGGTATGACTGGAGAATGGGAAGAAGTTGAAATTCAGGAAAAGGAAGCGAAAGAAAATCAGAATCAGTCAATAGAAGAGATGAAGCAGATGTCTGAAGAGATGGAAAAAGATCATCAGGAGGAGATAGAAAATCCTTTTGACTGCATGGAGCAGATAGAAGCAAATGGGATCATTTCTTATGTGCTGCCGAAAGATAAAAGGTTGTCAGGCAAAGAGATAAATCGGGACAGGCAGGTATCCGTGAGAATAAGAGTTGCAGGAAGAGGAAATTTTCCAGCAAGAAAAAATCTGAGTGGGACAGAGGAACGACTTTTATTTAATGAGTATGTCCTGAAAAATTTAGAGAATGCAGCGGGAAGAGAAGCGGAACCAGATGAGTTGGAAGATCAGGCGGCTGTGAGTGATGGAAATAAAATCTATCAGGAAGAGAGAAAAAAAAGTCTGGATTATGAAGTGGAATATCTTCTTGCAGGAAAAAAATCAGATAAAGAAAATCTTGAATCGGTTTTAATGAAACTCTTTCTGATCCGAATGGGAGTGAATTATATCTGTCTGCAAAAAGACAGTGGAAGAAAAGCTGAAGCGGAAGTGCTGGCTGTAACAATCTGTACGTTACTGCTTATGCCGGAAGGGACAGAAGTTGTAAAGCAATTAATTTTAGCTGCCTGGGCAGGTGGTGAAAGTGTTGCAGATCTGAGAACGCTTCTTGCAGGTCAGAGGGTACCGGCAATTAAGACTTCGGAGAACTGGAGCGTGTCCCTCGCAGAACTTCCATTGATTTTGAGCAGTGACAAGAGAGCAGAGGTCAAAGAAACGGAAAAAGGATTATCCTACAAAGATTATCTGCGGATACTGCTGTTCCTGAAAGATACAAAAGAAGTGACCATGAGGCTGGCAGACCGAATTGAAGAAAATATCAGAAGCCAGCCGGAGAAAGAATATTTTCGCATAGATCAGTGCGTCACGAAGCTTGAAATAGAAAATAAAGTGACCGTATATGGAGATATATCCTATACATTTCCTGCTTATTTTGGATATCAATAA
- a CDS encoding pro-sigmaK processing inhibitor BofA family protein, which translates to MKKKITGLILHFFARAVVGMMLIFIINQWVLPADSSINVGLNPVSFLTSGTLGIPGVCLLYGITFYQIL; encoded by the coding sequence ATGAAAAAGAAGATTACAGGACTGATCCTGCATTTTTTCGCAAGGGCAGTGGTTGGAATGATGTTGATATTTATAATAAATCAGTGGGTGCTTCCGGCTGATTCTTCAATTAATGTGGGATTAAATCCTGTCTCCTTTTTGACATCCGGAACCCTTGGTATTCCTGGGGTCTGCCTGCTTTACGGAATTACTTTCTATCAGATTTTGTGA
- a CDS encoding YARHG domain-containing protein, giving the protein MKKKEQKKVLIQKGMTVGMIFLLLLVAEGCQKKDTSVTDPLDSNIKQEETQKNTDQKNEDSDTEKSDQNKKDESSSAEDNVDNEEKVDDQNLEKVAFLTYEEILSDETSIYDEDQLKKAKEVLENGTYENASNTVIKDGSFIWVMIPQDSGMQKTYYLVCRSEDAGKSWEYMQEEYAVTAGIDDICSKDGFIFLTSGSGMNWSKLEIFAENGNKKYTGYDREEILPEKYQLLAERACAKIKKVDTKKKQIELEWYGVENQKEAFLTEKLSFSGKNIEFDSKVEDYRAYREQEEKTGYTFAKADSEVLKEEDLRKIYDQEKLIGEVSPAYSIRIAINEIYARKGYDFTGTAYENYFSQKSWYAPVKGKIVQESEINQYEKENIDLLVKLEKNYK; this is encoded by the coding sequence ATGAAGAAGAAAGAGCAGAAAAAAGTTCTGATCCAAAAAGGAATGACAGTAGGAATGATATTTCTTCTTTTACTGGTGGCAGAAGGATGTCAGAAAAAAGATACCTCAGTGACAGATCCGTTGGATTCCAATATAAAGCAGGAAGAAACACAGAAAAATACAGATCAGAAAAATGAAGATTCTGATACTGAAAAATCAGATCAGAATAAAAAGGATGAGTCTTCATCTGCAGAGGATAATGTAGATAATGAAGAGAAGGTTGACGATCAGAATCTGGAGAAGGTTGCATTTTTAACTTATGAGGAAATACTGTCAGATGAAACTTCTATTTATGATGAGGATCAGTTAAAAAAAGCAAAAGAAGTATTGGAAAATGGAACTTATGAAAATGCCTCAAATACCGTTATAAAGGATGGTTCTTTTATTTGGGTGATGATTCCGCAGGATTCAGGTATGCAGAAGACCTATTATCTTGTGTGCAGATCAGAAGATGCAGGAAAATCATGGGAATATATGCAGGAAGAGTATGCGGTGACAGCCGGGATTGACGATATCTGTTCCAAAGATGGATTTATTTTTTTGACATCGGGTTCGGGAATGAACTGGTCGAAACTTGAAATTTTTGCTGAAAACGGAAATAAAAAATATACAGGTTATGACCGTGAAGAAATTCTTCCTGAAAAGTATCAGTTGCTGGCGGAGAGAGCGTGTGCAAAAATTAAAAAAGTTGATACTAAAAAGAAGCAGATAGAACTGGAATGGTATGGAGTTGAAAATCAGAAAGAAGCATTTTTAACAGAGAAGTTATCCTTTAGTGGTAAAAATATAGAATTTGATTCAAAAGTAGAGGATTACCGTGCGTACCGTGAACAGGAAGAAAAGACAGGATATACTTTTGCAAAGGCAGATTCTGAAGTACTGAAAGAAGAGGATCTCAGAAAAATTTACGACCAGGAGAAATTGATCGGTGAGGTTTCTCCTGCGTATTCAATCCGAATTGCGATTAATGAAATTTATGCCAGAAAAGGATATGATTTTACAGGTACGGCTTATGAAAATTATTTCAGTCAGAAGAGCTGGTATGCTCCGGTAAAGGGAAAGATCGTGCAGGAGTCGGAAATTAATCAGTACGAAAAAGAAAATATCGATTTACTCGTAAAACTGGAAAAAAATTATAAATAA
- a CDS encoding type II secretion system F family protein has protein sequence MKEWLEEMTDKKEEEFRVQFKDSIQIMAGALKAGYSAENAIRETCHDLKPMYKSESRIIKEYEIMIRKLKIHIPVGQVLSEFAENVEQEDVDNFVTVFTTAQKSGGDSIVIIKDAVKVISEKMETEKEIQTMIASKKLEFEIMSMIPFGMIGYMKLTFGDFLKVLYGNPAGIIVMSICLALYFTAYIWGKKMIKIEV, from the coding sequence ATGAAAGAGTGGCTGGAAGAAATGACGGACAAAAAAGAAGAAGAATTTCGGGTTCAGTTTAAAGACAGTATTCAGATTATGGCGGGAGCTTTAAAAGCCGGATATTCAGCAGAAAATGCGATCAGAGAAACCTGCCATGACTTAAAGCCAATGTACAAAAGTGAGTCAAGGATCATCAAAGAATATGAGATTATGATACGAAAATTAAAAATCCATATACCGGTAGGACAAGTACTGAGTGAATTTGCTGAAAATGTAGAGCAGGAAGATGTAGATAACTTTGTGACGGTTTTTACTACTGCCCAAAAAAGTGGTGGGGACAGTATTGTGATTATCAAAGATGCGGTAAAAGTCATCAGTGAAAAGATGGAGACCGAGAAAGAGATTCAGACAATGATCGCATCAAAAAAACTGGAGTTTGAAATTATGAGCATGATTCCCTTTGGAATGATCGGGTATATGAAGCTGACCTTTGGTGATTTTCTGAAGGTACTGTATGGGAATCCTGCAGGGATCATTGTGATGAGTATCTGCCTTGCTTTATATTTTACAGCGTATATATGGGGAAAGAAGATGATCAAAATTGAAGTTTGA
- a CDS encoding immunoglobulin-like domain-containing protein yields the protein MKFEKKTVYRAGSIFIVSVVISIAVFLSDRGAGLERNQNGQVVLLREEHGKGNKTEELEAKIGNDCEKIQIDLSEQEYSETEIADVFRDAEQKLGQMILGENTSLDEVRSDLNLFSSIPDTGISIEWDSDRHQVIDSQGTIFQDDLTEDGTLVKLTAKLKYKEQSEKYEFYVRIFPARESKKEKIVRELKEAVQKEEEDTRTEKYLILPDEINGTKITWSHEKNSGTVGILIAGGGAAVMVFVSENQKKKEKKKRESEEMRRDYPQIINRFSLYIGAGMSVRNAWQRITEDYRKNKERTGRRKAYEEMIYTENQMKNKAAESECYEEYGIRCGLSVYRRFGTLLSQNLRKGSKGLSELLKRETGEMFEERKKQARKLGEEAGTKLMIPLFMMLAVVFIIVIVPAFFTIQI from the coding sequence TTGAAGTTTGAAAAGAAGACAGTTTACAGAGCAGGCAGTATTTTCATTGTCTCTGTTGTCATTAGTATTGCTGTATTTCTGAGTGACCGGGGAGCAGGATTAGAAAGAAATCAAAATGGACAGGTGGTACTTTTGCGTGAAGAACACGGAAAGGGAAATAAGACAGAAGAATTGGAGGCGAAAATAGGAAATGACTGTGAAAAGATACAGATCGATCTATCAGAACAGGAATATAGTGAGACTGAGATTGCAGATGTATTTCGGGATGCGGAACAGAAACTTGGACAGATGATTCTTGGGGAAAATACAAGTCTTGATGAAGTGAGATCAGATCTGAATCTGTTCAGTTCCATTCCTGACACGGGAATTTCGATTGAATGGGATTCTGATCGTCATCAAGTAATAGACAGTCAGGGAACTATCTTTCAGGATGATCTGACAGAGGACGGAACATTAGTGAAGCTGACTGCAAAGTTAAAGTATAAAGAACAGAGCGAAAAATATGAATTTTATGTTCGGATATTTCCGGCAAGGGAAAGCAAAAAAGAAAAAATAGTGCGGGAACTTAAAGAGGCTGTTCAGAAAGAGGAAGAAGATACCAGGACAGAAAAATATTTAATCTTACCGGATGAAATCAATGGAACAAAAATCACCTGGAGTCATGAGAAAAATTCAGGAACTGTCGGAATCCTTATAGCCGGGGGCGGGGCAGCAGTGATGGTCTTTGTATCAGAGAATCAGAAAAAGAAAGAAAAAAAGAAAAGAGAAAGTGAAGAGATGAGAAGGGACTATCCACAGATCATAAACCGGTTCAGCCTGTATATCGGAGCGGGGATGTCCGTAAGAAATGCATGGCAGCGTATCACAGAAGATTATAGAAAAAATAAGGAGCGTACAGGGAGAAGAAAAGCTTATGAAGAGATGATTTATACAGAAAATCAGATGAAAAATAAAGCGGCAGAGTCGGAGTGTTATGAAGAGTATGGAATCCGGTGTGGATTGTCTGTGTATCGTAGATTTGGTACACTGCTGTCCCAAAATCTGCGTAAAGGATCAAAGGGATTAAGCGAGTTATTGAAAAGAGAAACCGGGGAAATGTTTGAAGAAAGAAAAAAGCAGGCAAGAAAGCTTGGAGAAGAGGCGGGAACAAAGCTGATGATTCCATTATTTATGATGCTGGCAGTTGTATTTATTATTGTGATAGTTCCGGCATTTTTTACAATCCAGATTTAA
- a CDS encoding CpaF family protein: MNERRAELIYGQVLQRMDMTRETGDEELQELIRMTLEEASEKEYLPLNEKIELSRELFHAFRKLDILQELLEDPKITEIMVNGTDHIFYEKGGRLFRSERKFMSEERLVDVIQQIVGEANRYVSEASPIVDARLKDGSRVNVVMKPVAVNGPILTIRTFPEEPLTMKKLIDCGSMTEEAAQFIRKLVIAKYNIFVSGGTGAGKTTFLNAMSDFIPKDERIITIEDNAEMQIRGVENLVKLEARGANPEGEGAVTIRDLIRSALRMRPDRIIVGEVRGDETVDMISSAMLNGHSGSMSTGHANNPTDMLHRLETMMLMGIDLPLAAVQRQIASALDIIIHLGRLRDKSRKVLQITEIEKYESGKIHTRTLYEFREEGMEHGKIKGRLMKVAELSNQEKLMAAGYKEA, encoded by the coding sequence ATGAATGAAAGAAGGGCTGAACTGATTTATGGACAGGTGTTGCAGCGGATGGATATGACCAGAGAGACCGGAGATGAGGAACTTCAGGAACTGATCCGTATGACACTGGAAGAAGCTTCAGAAAAAGAATATCTGCCGTTGAATGAAAAGATTGAATTGAGCAGGGAACTATTTCATGCATTCAGAAAGCTGGATATCCTTCAGGAATTACTGGAAGATCCGAAAATTACAGAAATTATGGTGAATGGAACGGATCATATTTTTTATGAAAAAGGCGGGCGGTTGTTTCGGTCAGAACGAAAATTCATGTCAGAAGAAAGGCTGGTTGATGTGATCCAGCAGATTGTAGGTGAGGCAAACCGGTATGTTAGTGAGGCTTCACCTATCGTGGATGCAAGACTGAAAGATGGATCCCGTGTCAATGTAGTCATGAAACCGGTGGCGGTAAACGGACCGATCCTTACGATACGAACATTCCCGGAAGAACCATTGACGATGAAGAAGCTGATCGACTGTGGAAGTATGACAGAAGAAGCGGCACAGTTCATCAGAAAATTGGTTATTGCAAAATATAATATTTTCGTGAGTGGAGGAACGGGTGCAGGAAAAACTACATTTTTGAACGCAATGTCGGATTTTATACCGAAAGATGAGCGAATCATAACGATTGAAGATAATGCGGAAATGCAGATCAGAGGAGTGGAGAATCTTGTGAAACTGGAAGCGAGGGGAGCAAATCCGGAAGGAGAAGGAGCTGTGACGATCAGAGATCTGATCCGCTCGGCCCTGAGAATGAGACCGGACAGGATCATTGTAGGAGAAGTCCGTGGAGATGAAACGGTTGATATGATTTCATCTGCCATGCTGAACGGACATAGTGGGTCAATGTCCACAGGACATGCAAATAATCCTACTGATATGCTTCACAGACTGGAGACGATGATGTTGATGGGGATTGATCTTCCTTTAGCGGCAGTTCAGAGACAGATTGCTTCGGCACTGGATATTATTATCCATCTCGGAAGGTTAAGAGATAAAAGCAGAAAAGTACTACAGATTACAGAAATTGAAAAATATGAGTCTGGCAAGATTCATACAAGGACTTTATATGAGTTCAGGGAGGAGGGAATGGAGCATGGAAAAATTAAAGGAAGACTTATGAAAGTGGCTGAGCTGTCGAATCAGGAAAAGCTCATGGCTGCAGGATATAAAGAAGCATGA
- a CDS encoding pilus assembly protein, with translation MIKLNKDSNSPKMERASAPGIKVKKYNIKGIITIEAALAIPLFLFAVICLIYLIEVRNIRLVLHNASQSAAKETVEDLAVLPVFNSVKMQQKIIKNIGEERLERSLLDGGTSAISCWKSYYDMVHGEVNICVEYKVKLPIPLPGNYSAKYAENIKMSAWNGYQDGEDTEGEDELVYITELGTVWHRSATCPYLQLSIQYVPYTGLGNMRNESGGRYHACERCVIGTTMTGIYITQYGDRYHNSLNCSGLKRTIRTIKKSQTAGKRGCSKCASE, from the coding sequence ATGATAAAGCTGAATAAAGATAGCAACAGTCCAAAAATGGAAAGGGCATCTGCACCGGGGATAAAAGTAAAAAAATATAATATAAAAGGAATCATAACGATAGAAGCAGCACTTGCAATTCCACTATTTCTTTTTGCAGTAATCTGTCTGATCTATCTGATAGAAGTGCGGAATATCAGACTGGTACTTCATAATGCATCACAGAGTGCGGCAAAAGAAACGGTAGAAGATCTGGCTGTTTTGCCTGTATTTAATTCCGTAAAGATGCAGCAGAAGATAATAAAAAATATCGGGGAAGAACGACTGGAAAGAAGTCTTCTTGATGGTGGAACTTCTGCAATAAGCTGTTGGAAATCTTATTATGATATGGTGCATGGAGAGGTAAATATTTGTGTGGAGTATAAAGTGAAACTTCCAATCCCTCTACCAGGAAATTATTCTGCAAAATATGCAGAAAATATAAAAATGAGTGCGTGGAATGGATATCAGGATGGAGAAGATACAGAAGGAGAGGATGAACTGGTCTATATAACAGAACTTGGTACAGTATGGCACAGGAGTGCTACGTGTCCTTATCTGCAATTATCAATCCAGTATGTGCCATACACGGGACTTGGCAATATGAGAAATGAAAGCGGAGGCAGATATCATGCGTGTGAACGGTGCGTGATTGGAACAACTATGACCGGAATCTATATTACGCAATACGGTGACAGGTATCACAATTCGTTGAATTGCAGTGGATTAAAAAGAACGATACGGACAATAAAAAAATCTCAGACAGCAGGAAAAAGAGGCTGTTCCAAATGTGCATCAGAATAG